In the Macrobrachium rosenbergii isolate ZJJX-2024 chromosome 23, ASM4041242v1, whole genome shotgun sequence genome, one interval contains:
- the LOC136851353 gene encoding uncharacterized protein — MKWTVIFLALTFVIALDAGASKDGAPAGERQEREAPAAEKSLEDPLLQGRRIKRQGSTPPALNCSALLASAATGCKEFTYNSSYGYPTPGSGRRNPERGFYTYTESKASSWSPVASEDLNNLVNTGVTLIYRVYVLDTFVTTNISNDILLKIKQDFVDIKNAGLKVILRFCYSLDGSNIADAAPLQLKMHIQQLAPIFKDHVGVIALLQAGFIGVWGEWYYTANYGNEGNISPTDYQNRRQVVSDLLAALPTSRQIALRTPNYKMKILQRSTPITSAEAYTNAQVARIGHHNDCFLASDTDSGTYLNKAVEYPYLKNETLYVSIGGETCQVNPPRSDCTTAQKELQELHYTYLNSGYEENVLQSWKNQGCYNQIDHSLGYRLIGVFSRIPQQIKLGTSATVGIKIKNVGYSAPMNYRSAQIVIVSSSGVTYTSPLQSGLDLRRCQPGDCFIDATLSVPSTAATGVYQVLLQLPDGVSTLATLPQYNIVIENLNYAAKPDSRLNLLGSTSVIQ, encoded by the exons ATGAAGTGGACGGTCATTTTCTTGGCATTGACTTTCGTCATCGCCTTGGATGCTGGAGCCTCTAAGGACGGCGCTCCTGCgggggaaaggcaggaaagagagGCCCCAGCAGCGGAGAAGAGTCTCGAGGACCCATTGTTGCAAGGTCGACGGATTAAACGGCAAG GGTCAACGCCTCCTGCTTTAAATTGCAGCGCTCTCCTCGCCAGTGCAGCGACCGGATGCAAAGAATTCACTTACAACA GTAGCTATGGATACCCAACACCAGGAAGCGGCCGCAGGAATCCGGAACGTGGATTCTACACTTACACGGAAAGCAAAGCTTCCAGCTGGTCACCTGTCGCGTCAGAGGACCTGAATAACTTGGTCAACACAGGTGTCACGCTCATCTACAG AGTTTACGTCCTAGACACGTTCGTCACAACGAACATTAGCAACGACATCCTGCTGAAGATAAAACAAGATTTCGTGGACATCAAAAACGCGGGTTTGAAG GTGATCTTGAGGTTTTGCTACAGTTTAGACGGTTCCAACATCGCAGACGCTGCTCCTCTTCAGCTTAAAATGCACATTCAACAACTTGCTCCCATTTTCAAG gacCACGTAGGTGTCATAGCCCTGCTGCAGGCAGGCTTCATTGGCGTGTGGGGCGAATGGTACTACACAGCCAACTATGGCAACGAGGGCAACATATCTCCAACAGATTACCAGAATCGACGACAGGTGGTGTCTGACCTTTTGGCAGCCTTACCAACATCCAG GCAAATAGCGCTGCGTACCCcaaactataaaatgaaaattctgcAAAGAAGTACACCAATTACTTCAGCTGAGGCGTATACAAATGCTCAG GTTGCTAGGATTGGCCACCACAACGACTGTTTTCTGGCGTCTGACACGGATTCTGGGACCTACTTAAACAAGGCCGTGGAATACCCTTACCTTAAGAATGAAACACTGTATGTGTCAATAGGGGGTGAAACTTGTCAAGTCAATCCACCCAG GTCTGACTGCACCACTGCTCAAAAAGAACTCCAGGAGCTCCACTACACTTATCTGAATTCGGGCTATGAAGAAAATGTGCTCCAGTCATGGAAGAACCAAGGATGTTATAACCAA ATTGACCATTCACTGGGGTATCGCCTTATTGGCGTGTTTTCAAGAATACCTCAACAGATAAAGCTAGGGACCAGTGCCACGGTTGGTATCAAGATCAAGAATGTTGGTTACTCTGCACCAATGAACTATCGATCAGCACAG ATCGTCATAGTCAGTTCCTCAGGAGTGACATACACCTCGCCTCTCCAGAGTGGCCTTGACCTTCGACGTTGTCAACCTGGGGATTGTTTCATAGATGCCACTCTTTCAGTGCCCTCTACAGCTGCCACAGGTGTATACCAG